In one Thermaerobacter sp. PB12/4term genomic region, the following are encoded:
- the nuoH gene encoding NADH-quinone oxidoreductase subunit NuoH, protein MPEWLVAVLWAILKATIALAFIGVNFMFLVWLERKVSARMQYRVGPYRVGKPHGWAQLFADAIKMFSKEDVMPAAADRWVWAAAPVVVFAPAVLLFVILPVGPGFGVQPDFNLGLLFLSAVSSFTLFGIFMAGWGSNNKYSLIGAMRAAAQLMAYEIPLVLAVLGVVMLAGSLSLQDIVEAQKRYWFVFPQFLGFIVFLIAAIAELNRTPFDLSEAESELVAGYFTEYSGIRWGMFMFAEYTNLFTMSAIAASLFFGGWNGPILPPVVWFLIKTYAFVLLAMWIRWTLPRIRIDQLLDLGWKFLVPVGLLNLVITGLFLV, encoded by the coding sequence ATGCCGGAGTGGCTGGTGGCGGTGCTGTGGGCCATCCTCAAGGCCACCATTGCCCTCGCCTTCATCGGCGTGAACTTCATGTTCCTGGTCTGGCTGGAGCGGAAGGTGTCCGCCCGGATGCAATACCGGGTGGGGCCCTACCGGGTCGGCAAGCCCCACGGCTGGGCCCAGCTCTTCGCCGACGCCATCAAGATGTTCTCCAAGGAGGACGTCATGCCCGCGGCGGCGGACCGCTGGGTCTGGGCGGCGGCGCCGGTGGTGGTGTTCGCGCCGGCGGTGCTTTTGTTCGTCATCCTGCCCGTGGGGCCCGGTTTCGGCGTCCAGCCCGACTTCAACCTGGGGCTGCTGTTCCTCAGCGCCGTCTCGTCCTTCACCCTGTTCGGCATCTTCATGGCCGGGTGGGGTTCCAACAACAAGTACTCCCTGATCGGCGCCATGCGGGCCGCGGCCCAGCTGATGGCCTACGAGATCCCGCTGGTGCTGGCGGTGCTGGGCGTGGTCATGCTGGCGGGCAGCCTCAGCCTGCAGGACATCGTGGAGGCCCAGAAGCGGTACTGGTTCGTCTTCCCGCAGTTCCTCGGCTTCATCGTCTTCCTCATCGCCGCCATCGCCGAGCTCAACCGCACGCCCTTCGACCTCTCCGAGGCCGAATCGGAGCTGGTGGCGGGCTACTTCACCGAGTACAGCGGGATCCGCTGGGGCATGTTCATGTTCGCCGAGTACACCAACCTCTTCACCATGTCCGCCATCGCGGCCAGCCTGTTCTTCGGCGGGTGGAACGGGCCGATCCTGCCGCCGGTGGTGTGGTTCCTGATCAAGACCTACGCCTTCGTCCTGCTGGCCATGTGGATCCGCTGGACCCTGCCGCGCATCCGCATCGACCAGCTGCTGGACCTGGGCTGGAAGTTCCTCGTCCCGGTGGGCCTGCTGAACCTGGTCATCACCGGGTTGTTCCTGGTCTGA
- a CDS encoding NADH-quinone oxidoreductase subunit I — MSVLAEIWQTAKSLVAGHAVTWRSAARPPVTVNYPDERPDLPKGYRGIPVLKTNLETGDLNCTACGLCARSCPVNVIEVIEETDENGKRLRRPKVFNIDMSRCMVCNLCVEACPFDALEMANHFEIADYSVPNLIFNKEQLAEIWKQYDAVRLAGGEKP; from the coding sequence ATGAGCGTCCTGGCTGAGATCTGGCAGACCGCGAAGAGCCTGGTGGCGGGCCATGCCGTGACCTGGCGGTCGGCCGCCCGCCCGCCGGTGACGGTGAACTATCCGGACGAGCGGCCCGACCTGCCCAAGGGCTACCGCGGCATCCCGGTGCTCAAGACCAACCTGGAGACGGGCGACCTGAACTGCACGGCCTGCGGCCTGTGCGCCCGCTCCTGCCCGGTCAACGTCATCGAGGTCATTGAGGAGACCGACGAGAACGGCAAGCGCCTGCGCCGGCCCAAGGTCTTCAACATCGACATGTCGCGCTGCATGGTCTGCAACCTGTGCGTCGAGGCCTGTCCCTTCGACGCCCTGGAGATGGCGAACCACTTCGAGATCGCCGACTACTCGGTGCCCAACCTGATCTTCAACAAGGAGCAGCTGGCGGAGATCTGGAAGCAGTACGACGCCGTCCGGCTGGCCGGAGGCGAGAAGCCATGA
- a CDS encoding NADH-quinone oxidoreductase subunit J: MSGTAVIFAVLAAVVLLGAWRVVTSEQIAHSALFLGLTFVGMAGLFILLKAPTFALLHVLVYVGAILTVVVFAIMLSDPEELRGAGDLPLGERLRRRFLSPYYGWLPVVVAGVLVAVVLAGLAAAQLPRVPLGEPVADDLRAIGGEMFTRYAIPFEVASAALLAALIGAIGLTRRETAEERGRAGRDGGAARTAPVARVPGAMAAQGAGDGAPQVGTPAGSSPAGDRVTAAAGSSGGAGAAGEVGR; the protein is encoded by the coding sequence ATGAGCGGGACGGCCGTCATCTTCGCCGTGCTGGCGGCGGTGGTGCTGCTGGGTGCCTGGCGGGTGGTGACCAGCGAGCAGATCGCCCACAGCGCCCTGTTCCTCGGGCTCACCTTCGTCGGCATGGCGGGCCTGTTCATCCTGCTCAAGGCGCCGACCTTCGCCCTGCTGCACGTGCTGGTGTACGTCGGGGCCATCCTGACCGTGGTGGTCTTCGCCATCATGCTCTCGGACCCCGAGGAGCTGCGGGGCGCGGGCGACCTTCCCCTGGGCGAGCGCCTGCGGCGCCGGTTCCTGTCGCCCTACTACGGCTGGCTGCCGGTGGTGGTGGCCGGGGTGCTGGTGGCCGTGGTCCTGGCCGGCCTGGCCGCCGCCCAGCTGCCCCGGGTTCCCCTGGGCGAGCCCGTGGCCGACGACCTGCGGGCCATCGGGGGCGAGATGTTCACCCGCTACGCCATCCCCTTCGAGGTGGCCTCGGCCGCGCTATTGGCGGCCCTCATCGGCGCCATCGGCCTGACGCGGCGCGAGACGGCGGAAGAACGCGGCCGTGCCGGGCGCGACGGGGGGGCGGCCCGCACGGCGCCGGTCGCCCGGGTGCCGGGCGCCATGGCGGCGCAGGGCGCGGGTGACGGGGCGCCGCAGGTCGGGACGCCCGCCGGATCCTCGCCGGCCGGGGACCGGGTGACGGCGGCGGCCGGTTCGTCCGGTGGAGCCGGTGCGGCAGGGGAGGTGGGCCGCTGA
- the nuoK gene encoding NADH-quinone oxidoreductase subunit NuoK → MGGIPLLDYLVVGTLLFGIGLWGALTRTNAIRILMCIELMLNAVNLNLVALNQYLDPGSVEGQIFGLFIIAIAAAEAAIGIGIVLMVVRRRGEVDINKIRLMRG, encoded by the coding sequence ATGGGCGGCATTCCTTTGCTGGATTATCTCGTGGTGGGGACCCTGCTCTTCGGCATCGGCCTGTGGGGCGCCCTGACCCGGACCAACGCCATCCGCATCCTGATGTGCATCGAGCTGATGCTCAATGCCGTCAACCTCAACCTGGTGGCGCTGAACCAGTACCTGGACCCCGGGTCGGTGGAAGGGCAGATCTTCGGCCTGTTCATCATCGCCATCGCGGCGGCGGAGGCGGCCATCGGCATCGGCATCGTGCTGATGGTGGTGCGGCGCCGCGGCGAGGTGGACATCAACAAGATCCGGCTGATGCGCGGTTGA
- the nuoL gene encoding NADH-quinone oxidoreductase subunit L, producing MVESAWLIPLFPLAAFVLTVFFGRRLGERAGWIGVTGMVAAAILSLGVFRDAVARPEAYEAAWRWLQFGSFELRAGFRVDNLEAALLLMVSFVSLMVHIFSLGYMHGDARYNRYFALISLFTAGMLGLVIADNAVFWLIWWEIMGACSYLLIGHWFEERENQAAAYKAFITTRIGDVLMMAGFWYMFHLTGSLRFADWQAWVEHQAGAGTPDFARAMTVAALLIFGGAVGKSAQAPLHVWLPDAMAGPTPVSALIHAATMVAAGVFLVARTYFIFAESATALAVVAFLGAFTAFLAATIAVVQTDIKKVLAYSTVSQLGYMVMALGVGGYAAAMFHLWTHGFFKALLFLGSGAVIHAVHTQDMREMGGLAGKMKLTALTFIVGTLALAGIWPFAGFYSKDEILLAAYHSPYPVLFWVGTLTAGLTAFYMTRAVVLTFFGRPRDVHKYEHAHEGGPELRWPLVLLAIPAFAAGFLAPALFGAPVHEFITFGEHVAGHEPESVVVLLGTLFAVGGILLGIVVYGLGWISPETLRAAFATPYFVLQEKWFFDRAYQVVVLGGSSALARLVAGFDRLVVDGIVNGVARLVAGVGEVVRRWSTGLVQGYMLTLFAGVVVLALLILQVTGGLR from the coding sequence GTGGTGGAATCGGCCTGGTTGATCCCGCTCTTCCCCCTGGCGGCCTTCGTGCTGACGGTCTTCTTCGGCCGCCGGCTGGGCGAGCGGGCGGGCTGGATCGGCGTCACCGGCATGGTGGCGGCGGCGATCCTGTCCCTGGGCGTATTCCGGGACGCGGTGGCCCGCCCCGAGGCCTACGAGGCCGCGTGGCGGTGGCTGCAGTTCGGCTCCTTCGAACTGCGGGCCGGGTTCCGGGTCGACAACCTGGAAGCGGCCCTGCTCTTGATGGTGTCGTTCGTCAGCTTGATGGTGCACATCTTCTCCCTGGGCTACATGCATGGCGATGCCCGCTACAACCGCTACTTTGCCCTGATCTCCCTGTTCACGGCGGGCATGCTCGGGCTGGTCATCGCCGACAACGCCGTCTTCTGGCTGATCTGGTGGGAGATCATGGGCGCCTGCTCCTACCTGCTCATCGGCCACTGGTTCGAGGAGCGGGAGAACCAGGCGGCGGCGTACAAGGCCTTCATCACCACCCGTATCGGCGACGTGCTGATGATGGCCGGCTTCTGGTACATGTTCCACCTGACGGGCAGCCTGCGTTTCGCCGACTGGCAGGCCTGGGTGGAGCACCAGGCGGGGGCAGGGACCCCGGACTTCGCCCGGGCCATGACCGTGGCGGCCCTCCTGATCTTTGGCGGCGCGGTGGGGAAGTCGGCCCAGGCGCCGCTGCACGTGTGGCTGCCCGACGCCATGGCCGGTCCCACGCCCGTCAGCGCCCTGATCCACGCCGCCACCATGGTGGCCGCGGGCGTGTTCCTCGTCGCCCGGACCTACTTCATCTTCGCCGAGTCGGCCACGGCCCTGGCAGTGGTGGCCTTCTTGGGAGCTTTCACGGCCTTCCTGGCGGCAACCATCGCCGTGGTGCAGACGGACATCAAGAAGGTGCTGGCCTACTCGACGGTCAGCCAGCTGGGCTACATGGTGATGGCCCTGGGGGTGGGCGGCTACGCGGCGGCCATGTTCCACCTGTGGACCCACGGCTTCTTCAAGGCCCTGCTGTTCCTGGGCTCGGGGGCCGTGATCCACGCCGTGCACACCCAGGACATGCGGGAGATGGGCGGCCTGGCCGGCAAGATGAAGCTGACGGCCCTGACCTTCATCGTCGGCACCCTGGCCCTGGCCGGCATCTGGCCCTTCGCCGGGTTCTACTCCAAGGACGAGATCCTGCTGGCGGCCTACCACTCCCCCTACCCGGTGCTCTTCTGGGTGGGCACCCTGACCGCCGGGCTGACGGCCTTCTACATGACCCGGGCCGTGGTGCTGACCTTCTTCGGCCGGCCGCGGGATGTCCACAAGTACGAGCACGCCCACGAGGGCGGGCCGGAGCTGCGCTGGCCGCTGGTCTTGCTGGCCATCCCGGCCTTTGCCGCGGGCTTTCTGGCCCCGGCCCTGTTCGGCGCACCGGTGCACGAGTTCATCACCTTCGGCGAGCACGTGGCGGGTCACGAGCCCGAGTCCGTCGTGGTGCTGCTCGGCACCTTGTTCGCCGTGGGCGGCATCCTTCTCGGCATCGTGGTGTACGGCCTGGGCTGGATCTCGCCCGAGACCCTGCGCGCGGCCTTTGCCACGCCCTACTTCGTCCTGCAGGAGAAGTGGTTCTTTGATCGGGCCTACCAGGTGGTGGTCCTGGGCGGTTCGTCCGCGCTGGCGCGGCTGGTGGCCGGCTTCGACCGGCTGGTGGTGGACGGCATCGTCAACGGCGTGGCCCGCCTGGTGGCCGGCGTGGGCGAGGTGGTGCGGCGCTGGTCCACCGGCCTGGTGCAGGGGTACATGCTGACCCTCTTCGCCGGCGTGGTGGTGCTGGCGCTGCTGATCCTGCAAGTGACGGGAGGCCTGAGGTGA
- a CDS encoding NuoM family protein: MSASLPYLSLILGVPAAGALLTLLIPRENHRAIRLVGTVALAVPLLLVAAVWAGFDPAAGGPQFVERYRWIPTLGAWYYLGVDGLSLPLVALTALVAPLAALASWGIEQRVKEYWVLLGILVTGIFGVFLALDYLLFYVFFELSLIPMYFLIGIWGGPRRDYASLKFFIYTLVGSIVLIVGILGLYFLTGASTFDMVELARRAPAAVPQALKLPLFVLLFAGFAIKTPMWPVHTWLPDAHVEAPTPISVILAAVLLKMGTYGMMRITWPTMPDVARDLAGTLAVLAVIAILYGAFTALGQRDFKRLVAYSSVSQMGFVVLALAAAAAAPAAAEAAQLAGRDPQVVLQAGQSATMAAVFMMVAHGLASALLFLLVGFWYDRTHTRDFDRLGGMFRTTPVAATFLGIAAFANLGLPGFSTFIGEFFTLMGTLPVFPVAVYVALIGLVGGAMYNLTMLQRVTMGGPRPEWQGLPDVSARELVTFVPLVAAMLLLGWMPGLLTQVLSTPVAQFVAKLGGM, encoded by the coding sequence ATGTCCGCGTCGCTGCCCTATCTCAGCCTGATCCTGGGGGTGCCGGCGGCGGGCGCGCTGCTTACCCTCCTGATCCCCCGGGAGAACCACCGGGCCATTCGCCTCGTGGGGACCGTGGCCCTGGCCGTGCCGCTGCTGCTGGTGGCGGCGGTCTGGGCCGGGTTCGACCCGGCCGCGGGCGGCCCGCAGTTCGTGGAGCGCTACCGCTGGATCCCCACCCTGGGCGCCTGGTACTACCTGGGCGTCGACGGGCTGTCCCTGCCCCTGGTGGCCTTGACGGCGCTGGTCGCGCCTCTGGCGGCCCTGGCTTCCTGGGGCATCGAGCAGCGCGTCAAGGAATACTGGGTGCTGCTGGGCATCCTGGTGACCGGGATCTTCGGCGTGTTCCTGGCGCTCGACTACCTGCTGTTCTACGTGTTCTTCGAGCTGTCCCTGATTCCCATGTACTTCCTTATCGGCATCTGGGGCGGCCCGCGCCGGGACTACGCCTCCCTGAAGTTCTTCATCTACACCCTGGTCGGCAGCATCGTGCTGATCGTGGGCATCCTGGGCCTGTACTTCCTCACGGGCGCCAGCACTTTCGACATGGTGGAACTGGCGCGCCGGGCGCCAGCGGCGGTGCCGCAGGCGCTCAAGCTGCCGCTGTTCGTGCTGCTGTTCGCCGGGTTCGCCATCAAGACGCCCATGTGGCCGGTGCACACCTGGCTGCCCGACGCCCACGTGGAGGCGCCGACCCCCATCAGCGTGATCCTGGCCGCGGTCCTGCTGAAGATGGGCACCTACGGCATGATGCGCATCACCTGGCCCACCATGCCCGACGTGGCCCGGGACCTGGCCGGCACCCTGGCCGTGCTGGCGGTGATCGCCATCCTCTACGGCGCCTTCACGGCGCTGGGCCAGCGGGACTTCAAGCGGCTGGTGGCCTACTCGTCGGTCAGCCAGATGGGCTTCGTGGTCCTGGCCCTGGCGGCCGCGGCGGCGGCGCCGGCGGCGGCGGAGGCGGCCCAGCTGGCGGGGCGCGATCCCCAGGTGGTGCTCCAGGCGGGCCAATCGGCGACCATGGCCGCGGTGTTCATGATGGTGGCCCACGGCCTGGCCTCGGCCCTGCTGTTCCTGCTGGTGGGCTTCTGGTATGACCGCACCCACACGCGGGATTTCGACCGGCTGGGGGGCATGTTCCGCACCACGCCGGTGGCGGCCACCTTCCTGGGCATCGCCGCCTTTGCCAACCTGGGACTGCCCGGGTTCAGCACCTTCATCGGCGAGTTCTTCACCCTGATGGGGACCCTGCCGGTGTTCCCGGTGGCGGTGTACGTCGCCCTGATCGGCCTGGTGGGCGGTGCCATGTACAACCTCACCATGCTGCAGCGGGTGACCATGGGCGGGCCCAGGCCGGAGTGGCAGGGGTTGCCTGACGTGTCGGCCCGCGAGCTGGTGACCTTCGTGCCCCTGGTGGCGGCCATGCTGCTTTTGGGCTGGATGCCGGGGTTGCTGACCCAGGTCCTGAGCACGCCCGTCGCGCAATTCGTCGCCAAGTTGGGGGGGATGTGA
- a CDS encoding NADH-quinone oxidoreductase subunit N, which translates to MPVPSAGELVYLLPEIVLVFTAMILLLADAFAGGRVEAQGAVASGAGTGSVPLSSAAGARRDWIGYLAVLGVVVAMILIRRDLTQPGPILGNMVASDGYAAFFKAVFLIATALVALISIDYVAARGIAAGEYFSLLLLATTGALFMAGAANLLTFYLGLELLSLSSYALAGLMRTDPRSQEASLKYFLNGALSSGILLFGISLLYGATGTFDLVELAQQAGQALQGGATAGPLPAPVLALGIAFLLAGLAFKAGAVPFHLWLPDAYQGAPTPITAYLAVASEGAAFAAILRVFYGGLGGAQGSWQLAFVLLAVLTMTVANVAALRQTDVKRLMAYSSIAQAGYILAAVAAATELSRPAVLYYVMAYTFMNVGAFAVITALQVQGEGREVRDFAGLARREPLLAALLVVFLVSLVGLPPTAGFMAKFSVFRSLVAAGNYWLPVVVALNSVISVGYYYNLVRYMYVVSPEKEPVPDTPVAVPAPIWTVLVVCVFFTLVLGLWPEAFVRWAEVSLMAMGGRSF; encoded by the coding sequence ATGCCAGTGCCATCGGCTGGAGAACTGGTCTATCTCCTGCCCGAGATCGTCCTGGTCTTCACGGCCATGATCCTCCTGCTGGCGGACGCCTTTGCGGGCGGGCGGGTGGAAGCCCAGGGGGCCGTGGCCTCGGGGGCGGGAACCGGCTCCGTCCCTTTGAGCAGCGCCGCAGGGGCGCGCCGGGACTGGATCGGTTACCTGGCCGTGCTGGGGGTGGTCGTGGCCATGATCCTCATCCGGCGCGACCTGACCCAGCCGGGGCCCATCCTGGGGAACATGGTCGCCAGCGACGGCTACGCGGCCTTTTTCAAGGCCGTGTTCCTCATCGCCACGGCGCTGGTGGCCCTGATTTCCATCGACTACGTGGCCGCCCGGGGCATCGCCGCGGGGGAGTACTTCAGCCTGCTGCTGCTGGCCACCACCGGGGCCCTGTTCATGGCAGGAGCGGCCAACCTGCTGACCTTCTACCTCGGCCTGGAGCTGCTGTCCCTCAGCTCCTACGCGCTGGCCGGCCTGATGCGCACCGATCCACGCTCCCAGGAGGCCTCGCTGAAGTACTTCCTCAACGGCGCCTTGAGCTCAGGTATCCTGCTCTTCGGTATCTCCCTGCTCTACGGGGCCACGGGCACCTTCGACCTGGTCGAACTGGCCCAGCAGGCGGGCCAGGCCCTGCAGGGCGGCGCCACCGCGGGGCCGCTGCCGGCGCCGGTGCTGGCCCTGGGCATCGCCTTCCTCCTGGCCGGGCTGGCCTTCAAGGCGGGCGCGGTGCCCTTCCACCTGTGGCTTCCTGACGCCTACCAGGGCGCGCCCACGCCCATCACCGCCTACCTGGCGGTGGCGTCGGAGGGTGCGGCCTTCGCCGCCATCCTGCGGGTGTTCTACGGCGGCCTGGGCGGCGCCCAGGGCAGCTGGCAGCTGGCCTTCGTCCTCCTGGCCGTGCTGACCATGACCGTGGCCAACGTGGCGGCCCTGCGGCAGACGGACGTCAAGCGCCTGATGGCCTATTCGTCCATCGCCCAGGCAGGGTACATCCTGGCGGCCGTCGCCGCGGCCACCGAGCTGAGCCGGCCGGCCGTCCTGTACTACGTGATGGCCTATACCTTCATGAACGTGGGGGCCTTTGCGGTGATCACCGCCCTGCAGGTCCAGGGCGAGGGCCGGGAGGTGCGGGATTTCGCCGGCCTAGCCCGCCGGGAGCCGCTGCTGGCCGCCCTGCTGGTGGTGTTCCTGGTCTCCCTGGTCGGCCTGCCGCCCACGGCCGGGTTCATGGCCAAGTTCTCGGTGTTCCGGTCCCTGGTGGCCGCGGGCAACTACTGGCTGCCTGTGGTGGTGGCCCTCAACAGCGTGATCTCCGTGGGCTACTACTACAACCTGGTGCGGTACATGTACGTGGTGTCGCCGGAGAAGGAGCCCGTCCCCGACACCCCGGTGGCCGTGCCGGCGCCCATCTGGACCGTGCTGGTGGTGTGCGTGTTCTTTACCCTGGTGCTGGGGCTCTGGCCCGAGGCCTTTGTCCGCTGGGCCGAGGTGTCGCTGATGGCCATGGGGGGCCGCAGCTTCTAA
- a CDS encoding universal stress protein, with product MVAVDGSPPSARAVDMAGRLIQGRDGAQVILIHCVSGMSGDLFVGLDAVYRFMEESERLGRSILDAAARRLPEPRPPVLQLLHRGDPGREIVAVAREQRPDLLVVGRRGLGRLQAALLGSVSSYVIEHWDGPVLVVQ from the coding sequence ATGGTCGCTGTCGACGGCTCGCCGCCCTCGGCCCGGGCCGTGGACATGGCCGGGCGCCTCATCCAGGGAAGGGACGGCGCCCAGGTGATCCTGATCCACTGCGTATCCGGCATGAGCGGTGACCTGTTCGTCGGTCTTGACGCCGTGTACCGGTTCATGGAGGAATCGGAGCGCCTCGGCCGGTCCATCCTGGACGCCGCCGCCCGGCGCCTGCCCGAGCCCCGCCCCCCGGTCCTCCAGCTGCTGCACCGCGGTGACCCGGGCCGCGAGATCGTGGCGGTGGCCCGGGAACAAAGGCCTGACCTCCTGGTCGTCGGCCGCCGGGGCTTGGGCCGGCTGCAGGCGGCGCTGCTGGGCAGCGTGAGCTCCTATGTGATCGAGCACTGGGACGGGCCGGTGCTCGTCGTCCAGTAG
- a CDS encoding cation:proton antiporter — translation MPSFLQVAVLLALVITAAKGAGALSKRLGQPAVFGELLAGILLGPTLLDILHWPLFSDPQYLEHLVGDLAELGVIFLMFLAGLETDLQEMRKVGAAAFSGAAGGVALPFLSGTALGLAFGFPVYESIFIGTILTATSVSITAQTLLELGRLRSREGTTVLGAAVIDDVMGIVILSVVVALHQAGMATAPLAGQAAAAAGSEGPAAGAGAAGLATVALILLRMAAFFAAALAAGRWVLPWLLRQAGRWPGTEPQFAMALVSGLLLAVAAEELGGVAAITGSYMAGVMLALVPELKQAVEERLAILAYGFFVPIFFVNIGLEANLVQSVAASGPGFLVLILVAAVLGKIVGSGLGVRPFGFGWMEALRVGIGMVSRGEVALIVAGIGLQEGVISQAVFSVMVVMTLFTTLITPILLRWSFGRAPGSPSGAAAYSPIPGTRSGEAG, via the coding sequence ATGCCCTCGTTCTTGCAGGTGGCGGTTCTGCTGGCGCTGGTCATCACCGCGGCGAAGGGCGCCGGCGCGCTTTCCAAGCGGCTCGGCCAGCCTGCCGTATTTGGGGAGTTGCTGGCCGGGATCCTGCTGGGTCCCACCCTGCTGGACATCCTCCACTGGCCGCTGTTCTCCGATCCCCAATATCTCGAGCATCTGGTGGGCGACCTGGCCGAGCTGGGTGTGATTTTTCTGATGTTCCTGGCCGGTCTGGAGACCGACCTGCAGGAGATGCGCAAGGTGGGCGCGGCCGCCTTCTCCGGCGCCGCCGGCGGGGTGGCCCTGCCTTTCCTGAGCGGCACGGCCCTCGGCCTCGCCTTTGGCTTTCCCGTCTACGAGAGCATCTTCATCGGCACCATCCTGACCGCCACCTCCGTCAGCATCACCGCCCAGACCTTGCTGGAATTGGGCCGGCTGCGGTCCCGCGAAGGCACCACGGTCCTTGGTGCCGCCGTCATCGACGACGTGATGGGGATCGTGATCCTCTCGGTGGTGGTGGCGCTGCATCAGGCCGGGATGGCCACGGCACCCCTGGCGGGCCAGGCCGCCGCGGCCGCCGGTTCCGAGGGGCCCGCAGCCGGAGCCGGTGCGGCAGGGCTGGCGACCGTGGCCCTCATCCTCCTCCGCATGGCCGCCTTCTTCGCGGCTGCCCTCGCCGCTGGGCGGTGGGTCCTGCCCTGGTTGCTCCGCCAGGCTGGCCGGTGGCCTGGCACGGAACCCCAGTTTGCCATGGCGCTGGTCTCCGGCCTGCTGCTGGCCGTCGCCGCGGAGGAACTGGGCGGCGTGGCGGCCATCACCGGGTCGTACATGGCGGGCGTGATGCTCGCCCTGGTCCCCGAGTTGAAGCAGGCGGTGGAAGAACGGCTGGCCATCCTGGCCTACGGCTTTTTCGTCCCCATCTTCTTTGTCAACATCGGCCTCGAAGCCAACCTGGTCCAGTCGGTGGCCGCCAGCGGCCCGGGCTTTCTCGTCCTCATCCTGGTGGCGGCGGTCCTGGGGAAGATCGTGGGTTCCGGGCTGGGGGTGCGCCCCTTCGGCTTCGGCTGGATGGAGGCGCTGCGGGTGGGCATCGGCATGGTCAGCCGGGGCGAGGTCGCCCTGATCGTGGCCGGCATCGGGCTTCAGGAGGGCGTCATCTCCCAGGCGGTGTTCTCCGTGATGGTGGTGATGACCCTCTTCACCACCCTGATCACGCCCATCCTGCTGCGCTGGTCCTTCGGCAGGGCTCCCGGATCGCCGTCGGGTGCCGCCGCCTACTCGCCCATCCCGGGTACCCGCTCGGGAGAAGCCGGCTGA